A window of Spirochaetota bacterium genomic DNA:
AAACTCTACCTAAAGTTTCTTCTCCTACTGGTACAGTAATAGGTGAACCGGTATCTATAATAGGAGTGCCTCTTCTTACACCGTCAGTGGAACCCAACGCTACCGCACGTACCCTGTTACCACCTAAATGCTGAGCAACCTCACATACAAGGGTTTTCTTTTCACCCATAACTTCAACTTCAAGTTTTAATGCATTATAGATTGCTGGTAACTTGCCTTCAGGGAACTCAGCATCCAGTGTCGATCCTATAACTTGTACAACTTTACCTATATTCTCAGCCATATTTAACTCCTTAATTCATGAATAATTAGTATTATATCATTTACCCTTTATTCAAGGGCTGCAGCACCACCAACAATTTCAGAGATTTCTTTTGTTATCTTGGCCTGACGCGCTCGGTTATATGTTATAGTTAAATCTCTTACCATTTCTTTAGCTGCATCTGTTGCATTCTTCATTGCCACTCTACGCGCAAAGTGTTCTGAAAAACCTGATTCCAGAACCGCCATATAAATTTTAGCTTTAATATACAAAGGCAACAATGTTGAAAATATTCTGTAAGGATTTGGTTCAAAGATATATTCTACATGAAACTCTTCAGCAGTTTCCTTCATTACTATCCCTTCAGGCTTAAAAGGAAGTAATCTTATTATTGTTGCCTTTTGTGTTGAACGTGTCATAATCTTTGTATATGAAACATACACTTCATCCACTTCACCTGTGATAAACATATTAACCACTTCATCACCCAATCTGGCAG
This region includes:
- a CDS encoding F0F1 ATP synthase subunit gamma, encoding ARLGDEVVNMFITGEVDEVYVSYTKIMTRSTQKATIIRLLPFKPEGIVMKETAEEFHVEYIFEPNPYRIFSTLLPLYIKAKIYMAVLESGFSEHFARRVAMKNATDAAKEMVRDLTITYNRARQAKITKEISEIVGGAAALE